A region of Shewanella psychromarinicola DNA encodes the following proteins:
- a CDS encoding Crp/Fnr family transcriptional regulator — translation MQSKMRMSRMNTIEKLKEPKYEGFLDEFRCKNFPKGQLFSIPSMGSNEVFIVSSGRIRVYLSYEGREFTLCFLEPGDIFSTHTRAFLETCKDSRLMLVGADIFRNKITKFPEFSMVMTGILGEVLGSTLDIIEGLIFHDARHRLIEFVLSWGQASGEQTADGLRFECDLSMEDISLLIGTTRQTTSSLMNNLIRNGYLCRDGRKNLIISRLNDMKHLLDSSTNVT, via the coding sequence ATGCAATCAAAAATGAGAATGTCACGAATGAATACGATTGAGAAGCTTAAAGAGCCTAAATATGAAGGGTTTCTGGATGAGTTCAGATGTAAAAACTTTCCAAAAGGACAGCTATTTAGTATACCGAGTATGGGAAGCAATGAGGTATTTATTGTGTCTTCTGGTCGGATACGCGTATATCTGTCTTACGAAGGCCGGGAGTTTACCCTCTGTTTTCTTGAACCCGGTGATATATTCAGCACACATACTCGAGCATTTTTGGAAACATGCAAGGATTCGAGATTGATGCTTGTGGGGGCTGATATATTTCGTAATAAGATCACAAAATTTCCAGAGTTCTCTATGGTGATGACTGGGATTTTAGGGGAAGTATTAGGCAGTACTTTGGATATCATCGAGGGTCTAATATTTCATGATGCTAGACATCGATTAATCGAGTTTGTGCTGTCATGGGGACAAGCGTCGGGTGAGCAAACTGCCGACGGACTGAGATTCGAATGTGATTTAAGTATGGAAGATATTTCACTGCTAATAGGGACTACGCGTCAAACAACCTCTTCATTGATGAATAATCTCATTCGCAATGGATACTTATGTAGAGATGGAAGAAAAAATCTGATTATCAGTAGATTAAATGACATGAAACATTTGCTAGATAGTAGTACTAACGTTACTTAG
- a CDS encoding nitrous oxide-stimulated promoter family protein: MSDKELLSGKLLYEFRTIQAMVEIYCKAHHPLKPSQGVCQQCSEFLSYANTRLDRCPYGQDKPTCNKCPVHCYKPHMKQRAREIMMFSGPKMLLPHPILAIKHLLAERKPAPGLPPERVSNRHLRKSEQS; this comes from the coding sequence ATGAGTGATAAAGAATTATTAAGTGGTAAATTACTCTACGAATTCCGAACAATACAAGCTATGGTCGAAATATACTGTAAAGCGCACCACCCGCTCAAGCCGTCCCAAGGTGTATGCCAGCAGTGTAGTGAGTTTTTAAGCTATGCCAATACTCGCCTAGATCGTTGCCCATACGGCCAAGATAAACCCACTTGTAATAAATGCCCTGTCCATTGTTACAAACCTCACATGAAGCAAAGAGCGCGTGAAATCATGATGTTTTCTGGGCCCAAAATGCTATTACCTCATCCTATTTTGGCAATTAAGCATTTACTTGCTGAACGTAAACCGGCACCCGGTTTACCACCAGAAAGAGTCTCAAACAGGCATTTACGAAAATCTGAGCAAAGTTAA
- a CDS encoding 4Fe-4S dicluster domain-containing protein, whose amino-acid sequence MKMLKVLLQNLIKGPSTDPFPFGETFTPKGLRARIRFDETACTGCRMCEHVCAGGAIRFHDSPNGLEFTLWHNTCTFCGLCEHYCVPKAIKLTEDWHLAHKQEDKYTMTETGTVALIQCVQCRKKIIPTSQQLNAVAYKSSNEMIKRLGRMCPDCRRELSTKLLIKGESV is encoded by the coding sequence ATGAAAATGCTAAAAGTATTATTACAGAATTTAATTAAGGGCCCATCGACGGATCCGTTTCCTTTTGGTGAAACCTTCACTCCAAAGGGGCTCCGAGCCCGCATCCGTTTCGATGAAACAGCTTGTACTGGTTGTCGTATGTGTGAACACGTGTGTGCAGGAGGTGCCATTCGCTTTCATGATTCACCTAATGGTCTGGAATTTACTCTCTGGCACAACACCTGCACTTTCTGCGGCCTGTGTGAGCACTATTGTGTGCCTAAAGCGATAAAGCTTACTGAGGATTGGCACCTAGCACATAAACAAGAAGATAAGTACACCATGACAGAAACCGGAACAGTTGCCTTGATTCAATGCGTGCAGTGCAGGAAAAAAATAATTCCTACCAGTCAACAACTCAATGCTGTTGCCTATAAGAGCTCAAATGAAATGATTAAGCGATTGGGACGGATGTGCCCTGATTGCCGTCGTGAGCTGTCGACAAAACTATTGATAAAAGGAGAGTCAGTATGA
- a CDS encoding proton-conducting transporter transmembrane domain-containing protein, which produces MLDNSILAWGGALLLLLGEVWTLRNVHCLKKMLLFSTLAELGYVMLGFGLGNEAAETGAMLHLCFQSVMRMLVYVSAWYLIKRTGSSSLSKLAGSGHRMPVVATIFGFGLFSVMGLSPFKGSFSKFLILYGAVEQGQWLLALVGTLASIIASVYYLIVIQRVCLEKLAESDNKLNFDFSVPKARLVISTIFCLTVLTIFMSLFPEPFLHFVESLSSDVSNVVLPEFESPWNPLVLAPYLGGFILFAVGRYSPTLRNALAVVISGLTLILAFNVEGVDSLSYLFGLIFAFICLIVVIYSLSYMRGDEQCNRYYFFLFLMTGSLLGVTSATDFGNFYLFWELMTWSSYFLVVHEQTNEALKAGKKYFLMCVSGAYIMHFGILVLHANLGSFEMDVIGEGINQLTPPIALTVLATFIIGLGVKAGLFPMHSWLPDAHPVAPSSISAPMSAILTKAGIYGLAKVLFVVFGTGALASLSSAIGGFSVGLIVSSLGGLTFIYGEVKALKEQNLKRILAYSTLAQVGEIVAILGIGSHLSTAGAMMHVMNHAIFKSLLFLAAGAVIFRMKSKMLVDLKGVGRKMPFTCCCFAIGILAIMGLPPFSGFFSKFLMVYAAVQTGNLILPIMILLGSIIGAIYYIRIIRVLFFEPYNGPDITEAPVSMRLATAILASLVVLGGLFPQLGMLLVQPVVELFASRGTIEQISIPDLTLNWSLSALIACGGSILVYFVGKSGSTRAGITSMIVMALALGAVLFEAERYDLLSFWFALLISGVGILNLLYSIGYMQHGHAQNRFFFFFVFMIGGLLGVTASNDLFNFFAFWEIMSSWTLYFVIIHEETQDSLNEGFKYFIFNFIGASCMFLGVVMLSVRSGSFDFSQIAEAAQLMPLPWLGTALVLILAGLLMKAAQLPLRIDFQMHPPTAPTPVSGYISAVLLKSGPYGVLKFFALMGGAAVFGKLGTSGELSNLMYAVAVIASITLLYAGAMAMIQTGIKRLLIYSTVSQLGYVMLGLALSSPLGIAGGLMHLVNHMFLKNILFLAAGCILVQLHVDSLDKLGGLGRKMPYTFGLFLFAGLSLSGVPPLNGFASKWLIYQAAFQSGHFLLGLSALMSSMFTLAAVLKFTHVAFLGQASDAAQKVKEAPFSMLFPMFILAGMSLLVGIFPGILLVPISEIMSSMGLGSIDVTWFGALPGPGSWHPITLTLMLVLLSVFGWLFYRLSNQQIVDIHLHSCGVTDIDSADAHVNASSLYEAPKKLIRTLLFSKKQA; this is translated from the coding sequence ATGCTTGATAATTCGATTCTAGCTTGGGGAGGAGCGCTGCTTCTGCTGCTTGGCGAGGTGTGGACATTAAGAAATGTCCACTGTCTCAAAAAGATGCTGTTGTTTTCAACATTAGCGGAACTTGGTTATGTGATGCTGGGTTTCGGTTTGGGAAATGAGGCAGCAGAAACAGGTGCAATGCTTCACCTTTGCTTCCAGTCAGTGATGCGCATGTTGGTATATGTGTCGGCTTGGTATCTTATTAAAAGGACGGGATCATCGAGTCTTAGTAAGTTAGCTGGCAGTGGACATAGAATGCCGGTAGTAGCGACGATATTTGGTTTTGGACTCTTTTCTGTGATGGGGCTTTCTCCGTTTAAAGGCTCATTTAGTAAGTTCTTGATTCTTTATGGCGCGGTAGAACAGGGGCAGTGGTTGCTGGCTTTAGTGGGAACATTAGCCAGTATTATTGCATCGGTATATTATCTTATTGTCATACAGCGAGTCTGCCTTGAAAAACTGGCAGAATCAGATAATAAGTTAAACTTTGATTTCTCCGTCCCGAAAGCCAGACTGGTAATATCTACCATTTTTTGTCTTACAGTCCTGACCATCTTCATGAGTCTATTCCCTGAGCCATTTCTGCATTTTGTTGAGTCATTATCGTCAGATGTGAGTAACGTGGTGTTACCTGAATTTGAATCTCCATGGAATCCATTGGTGCTAGCGCCCTATCTGGGCGGATTTATACTTTTTGCAGTTGGTCGCTATTCTCCAACTTTGCGCAATGCCCTTGCTGTAGTTATTTCTGGTCTTACTTTGATACTCGCTTTCAATGTCGAAGGTGTGGACAGTCTGTCGTACTTGTTCGGCTTAATATTTGCTTTTATTTGCTTGATTGTAGTTATTTACTCACTTTCATACATGCGCGGTGATGAGCAATGCAATCGCTACTATTTCTTCTTGTTCCTAATGACAGGCTCATTGCTAGGTGTTACCAGTGCAACAGACTTTGGCAACTTCTATCTGTTTTGGGAGTTGATGACCTGGAGTTCATACTTCTTGGTGGTTCATGAACAGACTAATGAAGCGCTAAAGGCGGGGAAGAAATACTTCCTGATGTGTGTGTCCGGTGCATATATCATGCATTTTGGTATTTTGGTTTTGCATGCCAATCTCGGTAGTTTCGAGATGGATGTGATTGGTGAGGGGATTAATCAGCTTACGCCCCCTATCGCGCTAACGGTCTTAGCTACCTTTATTATCGGTTTGGGGGTAAAAGCGGGTTTATTTCCTATGCACAGCTGGTTACCTGATGCACATCCTGTCGCCCCATCTTCAATTTCTGCACCTATGTCAGCCATTTTAACCAAAGCGGGCATTTATGGCCTTGCTAAGGTGCTGTTTGTTGTCTTTGGCACAGGAGCTTTAGCAAGTTTAAGCTCTGCCATAGGAGGTTTTTCTGTTGGTTTAATTGTCTCTTCATTGGGAGGGTTGACCTTTATTTATGGCGAGGTTAAGGCGCTGAAAGAACAGAATCTTAAACGAATACTGGCTTACTCAACCTTGGCTCAGGTAGGGGAAATTGTCGCTATTCTTGGGATTGGAAGTCATCTAAGTACTGCTGGTGCAATGATGCACGTGATGAATCATGCCATATTTAAAAGTTTACTGTTTCTTGCGGCCGGAGCCGTAATTTTCCGAATGAAAAGCAAGATGCTTGTCGACTTGAAAGGGGTTGGCCGCAAGATGCCATTCACTTGCTGTTGTTTCGCTATAGGGATTTTGGCGATTATGGGACTACCTCCATTCAGCGGCTTTTTCAGTAAGTTTCTGATGGTCTATGCTGCTGTGCAAACAGGAAACTTAATTCTGCCAATTATGATTTTGCTCGGGAGCATTATTGGCGCTATTTACTATATTCGAATAATCAGAGTGCTATTTTTTGAGCCATATAATGGCCCCGATATTACGGAGGCGCCGGTTTCTATGCGTCTTGCGACCGCCATACTTGCCTCATTGGTCGTATTAGGTGGATTATTTCCGCAGCTAGGTATGTTATTAGTGCAACCGGTAGTGGAGCTTTTTGCAAGCCGGGGAACCATTGAACAGATCTCCATACCCGATTTAACCCTGAATTGGTCTCTCAGTGCTCTCATTGCCTGTGGCGGGTCAATATTGGTTTACTTTGTCGGTAAGTCTGGTTCAACTCGTGCAGGGATCACTTCGATGATTGTAATGGCATTGGCATTAGGCGCTGTACTGTTTGAAGCCGAGCGTTACGATTTGCTTTCATTTTGGTTTGCCCTGCTTATTTCAGGTGTCGGCATCTTGAACCTATTGTATTCCATCGGTTATATGCAACATGGACACGCTCAGAATAGGTTTTTCTTTTTCTTTGTCTTTATGATTGGTGGCCTGTTGGGGGTAACCGCAAGTAACGACTTATTCAACTTCTTTGCCTTCTGGGAAATTATGAGCAGCTGGACGCTGTATTTTGTGATTATCCATGAAGAAACCCAGGATTCTCTGAACGAAGGCTTTAAGTACTTTATTTTTAATTTTATCGGTGCCAGCTGCATGTTCCTCGGAGTTGTGATGTTGTCGGTCCGCAGCGGTTCATTTGATTTTAGTCAGATTGCTGAGGCTGCGCAGCTCATGCCTTTACCTTGGTTAGGCACGGCATTAGTGTTGATTTTGGCAGGTTTGCTAATGAAAGCTGCCCAACTACCTTTGCGTATTGATTTCCAGATGCACCCACCAACAGCGCCCACTCCGGTCAGCGGCTATATCTCAGCTGTTTTGCTGAAAAGCGGGCCCTATGGTGTACTCAAATTCTTCGCATTGATGGGTGGTGCGGCTGTTTTTGGCAAGCTAGGAACCAGTGGTGAACTGTCAAATTTGATGTATGCAGTTGCAGTCATAGCCTCGATCACTTTGCTGTATGCCGGTGCAATGGCAATGATCCAGACAGGGATCAAACGATTGCTTATTTATAGTACGGTAAGTCAATTAGGTTATGTCATGCTTGGATTGGCATTATCATCTCCCCTAGGCATCGCCGGAGGTCTGATGCACTTAGTCAATCATATGTTTTTGAAAAACATCCTCTTTCTGGCGGCGGGTTGTATCTTGGTCCAGCTTCATGTTGACAGCCTAGATAAGCTCGGTGGTTTAGGGCGAAAGATGCCCTATACCTTTGGACTGTTCTTGTTTGCAGGCTTGTCATTATCTGGCGTGCCACCACTTAATGGCTTCGCTTCCAAGTGGCTCATTTACCAGGCCGCATTCCAATCTGGGCACTTTTTACTTGGGCTTAGCGCACTGATGTCGAGCATGTTTACCTTAGCCGCCGTTTTGAAATTCACTCATGTTGCGTTCCTAGGTCAAGCATCTGATGCTGCGCAGAAGGTGAAGGAAGCGCCCTTCAGTATGCTTTTCCCGATGTTTATCCTGGCCGGAATGAGTCTGTTGGTGGGTATATTTCCTGGGATTTTACTGGTACCTATCTCAGAAATAATGTCTTCCATGGGGCTTGGCAGTATTGATGTTACTTGGTTTGGAGCATTACCTGGTCCCGGAAGTTGGCACCCAATAACTCTGACATTGATGTTAGTCCTGCTAAGTGTATTTGGCTGGCTCTTCTATCGTTTGAGTAACCAACAAATAGTCGATATCCACTTGCACAGCTGTGGTGTGACTGATATCGATTCAGCAGATGCCCATGTCAATGCTTCTAGCCTCTATGAAGCCCCGAAAAAACTGATCCGTACCTTGCTGTTTAGCAAGAAACAGGCATAA
- a CDS encoding YSC84-related protein: MKRSISLVVSSLLVLLSFAFSAPSFANEDAYNDAITNFKKANESRHLFDTAYGYAIFPTVAKGGIGIGAAYGNGRVYQSDAYMGDSTLTQLSIGFQLGGQAYSEIIFFKDAKAYNDFTSGSFEFSAQASAVAINVGANAQVGTTGNSAGAGQAGSNHTATAAYINGMAIFTAAKGGLMFEAALAGQSFTFDGK; the protein is encoded by the coding sequence ATGAAACGTTCAATTAGCTTAGTTGTTTCCAGTTTACTCGTGTTATTAAGCTTCGCGTTTTCAGCTCCTAGTTTTGCAAACGAAGATGCTTATAACGATGCTATTACTAATTTTAAAAAAGCCAATGAAAGCCGCCATTTATTTGATACTGCTTATGGTTATGCCATCTTCCCCACCGTAGCCAAAGGCGGTATCGGGATTGGTGCCGCATATGGAAATGGTCGTGTATACCAAAGCGATGCTTATATGGGGGATTCCACGTTAACCCAGCTATCCATTGGTTTTCAATTAGGCGGACAAGCCTATAGCGAAATTATCTTTTTTAAAGATGCTAAAGCTTATAATGATTTCACCAGCGGTAGCTTTGAATTTAGTGCCCAAGCATCTGCCGTAGCGATTAACGTTGGTGCCAATGCTCAAGTCGGTACTACGGGCAATTCAGCTGGTGCAGGGCAAGCAGGCAGTAACCACACTGCAACAGCCGCTTATATCAATGGCATGGCAATATTTACCGCCGCAAAAGGAGGCTTAATGTTTGAAGCCGCCCTAGCAGGTCAGTCATTTACCTTTGATGGCAAGTAA
- a CDS encoding hydrogenase large subunit, whose product MTSYKLPVGPIHVALEEPMYFKVEVEGETIIGLEITAGHVHRGLEYLAMKRNFYQNITLTERLCSLCSNSHPTTYCMALEEIAGIKVPERGQYLRVIADEIKRVASNLFNIGIMAHIIGYDSLFMHVLETREIMQDVKETVYGNRMDLGAICIGGVKYDLDEDKIAYLLKQIERIKKPIEEIKEIYTTNKFILMRTKGIGVISKAEALDFGLVGPVARASGIVLDVRKDAPYAAYDKLDFEVQSRPDGDVWSRAMVRFDEVVVALSLIEQCLRSLPKGLISITGLPVIPAGEAIAKSEAPRGELLYYLKTDGSDKPERMKWRVPSYPNWDALHVMMKGEKVSDVSLIVNSIDPCISCTER is encoded by the coding sequence ATGACAAGTTATAAATTACCTGTAGGTCCAATACATGTTGCATTGGAAGAACCCATGTATTTCAAGGTAGAAGTTGAAGGTGAAACTATAATCGGACTTGAGATTACTGCTGGACACGTACATCGTGGGCTCGAATACCTTGCTATGAAGAGAAACTTCTATCAGAACATCACTCTGACAGAGCGATTATGCTCGCTGTGCTCCAACAGTCATCCGACGACGTATTGCATGGCTTTGGAGGAAATTGCTGGCATAAAAGTACCCGAACGCGGCCAGTATCTCAGAGTTATTGCTGATGAAATAAAGCGAGTGGCATCGAATCTGTTTAATATCGGCATCATGGCACATATTATCGGGTATGACTCGCTGTTTATGCATGTGCTTGAGACTCGAGAAATAATGCAGGATGTCAAAGAGACTGTGTATGGTAATCGGATGGACTTGGGGGCAATTTGTATTGGCGGAGTAAAATATGACCTCGACGAAGATAAAATAGCTTACTTACTAAAGCAAATTGAACGAATTAAGAAGCCGATAGAAGAGATTAAGGAGATCTACACCACCAATAAATTCATTTTAATGCGTACCAAAGGAATAGGGGTAATATCCAAGGCCGAAGCATTGGATTTTGGTTTAGTTGGTCCTGTCGCTAGGGCATCAGGCATCGTTCTCGATGTTAGAAAAGACGCACCCTATGCCGCTTATGATAAATTGGATTTTGAGGTTCAGAGTCGTCCAGATGGTGATGTGTGGTCCCGTGCTATGGTTCGTTTTGATGAGGTTGTGGTTGCTCTGTCATTGATTGAGCAGTGTCTGAGGTCATTACCAAAGGGGTTGATTAGCATAACCGGATTACCAGTGATTCCTGCCGGGGAAGCTATTGCCAAAAGCGAGGCGCCCAGAGGAGAACTTCTTTATTATCTGAAGACCGATGGCAGTGACAAACCTGAGCGTATGAAGTGGCGGGTACCAAGTTATCCTAATTGGGATGCATTACATGTGATGATGAAGGGAGAAAAAGTGTCTGACGTATCTTTGATCGTAAACAGTATCGATCCTTGCATTTCCTGTACCGAAAGGTAG
- a CDS encoding respiratory chain complex I subunit 1 family protein codes for MMLEVMNTLILKAVLAPLVLFPVAAAVLVFGLLLKGVDRIVVARLQRRVGPPLLQPFFDILKLMSKQSMVPIGAPRTLFLALPMIGACSMCLAIALVPIVGVYEPNGQFGDLIVLLYLLTVPAIVLMLAGSASGSTFGAIGFSREMSLMLAYEGPLLLVLISVAMKTGLAQGDLITFSLMDIVHYQQDNGSFLFDPWMWPAVLAYLSIIPANLGIPPFDIPEAESEVLEGPLCEYSGPALALFKIMSTMKTMVVLALGIVMFIPGNATGMMALIGFVFKCLILFLLTKSLLRASVGRMRIDQAFLFYFKWPELLGIVGLLLVVFKG; via the coding sequence ATGATGTTAGAAGTAATGAATACGTTAATACTCAAAGCAGTATTGGCACCTTTGGTGTTGTTTCCTGTGGCCGCTGCCGTTTTGGTATTTGGTCTACTGCTCAAGGGAGTTGACCGAATAGTCGTTGCTAGGCTGCAACGGCGAGTGGGACCGCCGTTATTACAGCCCTTTTTCGACATTTTAAAACTCATGTCCAAACAATCAATGGTGCCGATTGGCGCACCACGGACTCTATTTTTGGCTCTGCCTATGATAGGTGCCTGTAGCATGTGTCTAGCGATAGCACTGGTGCCAATTGTGGGGGTGTATGAACCCAATGGCCAGTTTGGCGATCTGATCGTGTTGCTCTATTTACTCACGGTGCCGGCAATTGTACTCATGCTGGCCGGTTCGGCATCCGGATCAACCTTCGGAGCAATAGGTTTTTCTAGGGAGATGTCATTGATGCTCGCCTATGAAGGTCCTTTGTTATTGGTGCTGATATCAGTGGCCATGAAGACGGGTCTGGCTCAGGGCGATCTGATTACCTTCTCCTTGATGGATATAGTGCACTACCAGCAAGACAATGGTTCATTTCTGTTTGATCCATGGATGTGGCCCGCGGTGTTGGCTTATCTGAGTATTATTCCGGCGAATCTTGGGATTCCCCCATTTGATATACCTGAAGCTGAGTCTGAAGTACTTGAGGGCCCCCTATGTGAATATTCTGGGCCCGCTCTGGCATTGTTTAAGATCATGTCGACGATGAAAACCATGGTGGTATTGGCACTGGGAATCGTGATGTTCATACCGGGTAATGCGACCGGGATGATGGCGCTGATCGGATTTGTATTCAAATGTTTAATTTTGTTTTTATTGACTAAAAGTCTACTGCGAGCCTCGGTAGGGCGTATGCGTATAGATCAGGCTTTTCTGTTTTATTTCAAATGGCCTGAGTTGCTCGGCATCGTGGGATTATTATTGGTCGTATTTAAAGGATAA
- a CDS encoding NADH-quinone oxidoreductase subunit C yields MNDDISRFQTMLHTSIQGDHSLTIRINDKGVHTLWCKVDKVKDIQLMAQIVKDLGGRLSTITAYQLKANLPSEDHEIAYHFDIHGSTLTATVKLIGDNKTISSLTPIFRNADWNEREFMELYDIEVEGHPDPRRLFIDESIDPAVLQRFIPYSAMVNAASTKTLWENIMDKRGQPNDKL; encoded by the coding sequence ATGAATGATGATATTAGCCGTTTCCAAACTATGTTGCACACCTCGATTCAGGGGGATCATAGTCTGACGATTCGCATCAACGACAAAGGAGTGCACACTTTATGGTGTAAGGTAGACAAAGTAAAAGATATACAGTTAATGGCCCAAATTGTTAAAGATCTTGGTGGCCGCCTAAGTACAATTACAGCCTATCAGCTGAAGGCGAATTTGCCGTCTGAGGACCATGAAATTGCCTATCATTTTGATATACACGGATCTACGCTGACGGCAACGGTAAAGCTGATCGGTGACAACAAGACTATTTCCTCCTTGACACCTATTTTTCGCAATGCTGACTGGAATGAACGCGAATTTATGGAATTGTATGACATAGAAGTTGAAGGGCATCCAGATCCCAGACGCCTGTTCATCGATGAGTCTATCGATCCGGCGGTGCTCCAACGCTTCATTCCTTATTCAGCGATGGTTAATGCCGCCAGTACCAAAACATTGTGGGAAAATATAATGGACAAGAGAGGACAGCCAAATGACAAGTTATAA
- a CDS encoding NADH-quinone oxidoreductase subunit B family protein — MSFLSKVSVRSPWLYRINAGSCNGCDVELATTALIPRYDVERLGCQYCGTPKHADIVLITGPLTARIKDKVLQVYQEIPDPKVTIAVGICPISGGVFRDSYAIEGPIDKYIDVDVNIPGCPPRPQAILEGIAMAIEIWKQRL, encoded by the coding sequence ATGAGTTTTTTATCGAAAGTGTCCGTGCGTTCTCCATGGCTTTACCGGATCAATGCAGGCTCCTGTAATGGATGTGATGTGGAATTGGCAACAACTGCACTTATTCCACGTTATGACGTGGAGCGTCTCGGATGCCAGTATTGCGGCACTCCGAAACATGCAGATATCGTTCTGATCACTGGGCCACTGACGGCCAGAATTAAAGATAAAGTACTGCAGGTATATCAGGAAATTCCTGATCCTAAAGTTACGATTGCAGTGGGTATATGTCCTATTTCTGGTGGGGTGTTTCGTGACAGCTATGCCATTGAAGGTCCAATAGATAAATATATTGATGTCGATGTTAATATTCCCGGTTGTCCCCCACGCCCCCAAGCCATTCTTGAAGGTATTGCAATGGCCATAGAGATCTGGAAGCAACGTTTGTAG